CGGACGTACAGGGCGCCGGCCCCCTTGGGGCCGTGGATCTTGTGGCCGCTGAGGGTGAGGAGGTCGGCCTTCAGTTCCCGGGGCCGCACGGCCATCTTGCCCAGGGCCTGCACCGCGTCCACGTGGAACAGGGGAAAGCGGCCGCTGCCCCGGCGGGCCGCGGTGATCTCGCCGATGGCGGCGGCGGGCTGCACGGTGCCCAGTTCGTTGTTCACCAGCATGATGCTCACCAGGATGGTGTCGTCCCGGAGGGCCGCCGCCACATCGGCGGGGTCCACCCGGCCTTCTTTATCCACGGGGATGACGGTCAGCTGGAAGCCGTCGCCGGCCAGGTCCCTGGCCGTGGCCAGCACCGAGGAATGCTCCACGGCGCTGGTGATGATGTGCTTGCCCGACCGGTGCAGGGCCCGGGCGGCGCCCCGCAGGGCCAGGTTGTTGGCCTCGGTGCCGCCGGAGGTAAAGTAGATTTCCGCCGCCGGCACCTGGAGCACCGATGCCAGCTGCTCCCGGGCGGTTTTCAGCAGTCCTTCCGCCCGTATGCCCATCTCGTGGAGGGAAGAGGGGTTGCCGAATTCCGTCACCATGGCATGGTTGACCAGTTCGGCCACTTCCCGGCGTACGGGCGTGGTGGCGCTGTGATCCAAGTAAATGAGCGGGTTGATGGCAGGGCACCTCCTGCCCCCGTGAGGGGGGTGCAGTACCTAATCAAGATCGGGTCCCGGCCCGATGGCCTGTTTTCGTTACGGGCTGTATTTTGATGATATCCTATTAATTTCTCAACAAAGAGCGGTGTCAATCGTCTCCGGCACCGGGTAAAAGGAGGATGGGGTTCCTGTGAATCCGCGGATGCGTGCCCTGGTGGTCGCGGTTCTCGATCGGGCGTACCGGGATTTGGCCAGCGGTCCCGATGGCAATGGTCACGACGTATCCGCCAGCGATTACCGCGATGCCCGGCAGTTCATCAGCAGCCCTTGGTTCTCCTCCCTTTGCGAAGCCCTGGATATAAACCCAGATAAGGCCCGGGAGTCTTTCCTGCGGGCATCCTGATCAGCCGGCGAAATGATCCCAGCCCTGCCGGTGCAAGGGAAGGGTCGTCCCGTCGGGACGCACCAGCTGCGCCCCTGCTTCTGCCGTGATCTCACCGATGACGGTCCATTGGACCCCTAAGGGCGACAGCACAGGGGCCAATTCCTGCTGCCTGTGGGGCGGCACGGTGAAGAGAAGCTGGTAGTCCTCGCCGCCGCCCAAGGCCCACGGCAGGGGATCCACGCCCAGACGCCGGGCCACGGCTTCAGCCGCCGGCGCCACGGGAATTTTCTCCTCATGGATTACGGCGCCCACCCCGCCCGCCTGGAGAATATGGTGCAGGTCGGCGGCCAGGCCGTCGC
The nucleotide sequence above comes from Sphingobacteriaceae bacterium. Encoded proteins:
- a CDS encoding cysteine desulfurase family protein, encoding MDHSATTPVRREVAELVNHAMVTEFGNPSSLHEMGIRAEGLLKTAREQLASVLQVPAAEIYFTSGGTEANNLALRGAARALHRSGKHIITSAVEHSSVLATARDLAGDGFQLTVIPVDKEGRVDPADVAAALRDDTILVSIMLVNNELGTVQPAAAIGEITAARRGSGRFPLFHVDAVQALGKMAVRPRELKADLLTLSGHKIHGPKGAGALYVRRGVRLLPMQTGGEQEQGLRPGTENVPAIAGMGLAAQLAEDERPQVTEKLWALNRRLLARVREALPWAHINSPTDPEGAVPHIVNLGFPGVRGETLVHALAEEGIYVSTGSACHSRQARISHVLEAAGLPAPVAQGSIRISMGPFTTQEHVDALAAALARLAPDLAALAAPARGGGAR